A region from the Oceanidesulfovibrio marinus genome encodes:
- a CDS encoding potassium channel family protein, producing the protein MSMHADRLRFAVFATVLLVLVVAGCIGFMLLEGLNAVDALYFTIVTMSTVGYGDIHPISQAGKLLAVVMILAGGGAFIGVGASAAEMILTRHERKSRMDKLNMVIGVFFSEIGSELLARLEAMDPDREGLERDIAVDGSWSVRDFRKARGRVEGLGRGLKPSCDDLAVLNDLLTAKRDFMLQLLENPTLLEHESFTEMLRAVFHLAEELTLRGDFTCLPESDCAHLAGDVRRVYPLLAARWLDYMLHLKTSYPYLFSLALRTSPFARDRSVVVLD; encoded by the coding sequence ATGTCCATGCACGCAGACAGATTGCGCTTCGCCGTCTTTGCCACGGTCCTGCTCGTCCTGGTGGTGGCCGGCTGCATCGGTTTCATGCTCTTGGAGGGCCTGAATGCGGTGGACGCGCTCTATTTCACCATTGTTACCATGTCCACCGTGGGCTACGGCGACATCCACCCGATCTCTCAGGCAGGCAAACTCCTCGCTGTGGTCATGATCCTGGCCGGCGGCGGCGCGTTCATTGGCGTGGGCGCCTCGGCCGCCGAGATGATCCTCACCCGCCACGAGCGCAAAAGCCGCATGGACAAGCTGAACATGGTCATCGGCGTGTTCTTCAGCGAGATAGGCAGCGAGCTCCTGGCCCGGCTGGAGGCGATGGACCCCGACCGCGAGGGCCTGGAGCGGGACATTGCCGTGGACGGAAGCTGGAGCGTTCGCGACTTCCGCAAGGCCAGAGGCAGGGTGGAGGGGCTGGGCAGAGGCCTCAAGCCGAGCTGCGACGATCTGGCCGTGCTCAACGATTTACTCACCGCCAAGCGCGACTTCATGCTGCAGCTTCTGGAGAACCCCACCCTTCTGGAGCACGAGTCCTTTACCGAGATGCTCCGCGCCGTGTTCCACCTGGCCGAGGAGCTGACCCTGCGCGGCGATTTCACCTGCCTGCCGGAGTCCGACTGCGCCCACCTGGCCGGCGACGTACGCCGCGTCTACCCGCTGCTGGCGGCGCGCTGGCTCGACTACATGCTCCACCTCAAGACCAGCTACCCCTACCTCTTCTCCCTGGCCCTGCGCACCAGTCCCTTTGCACGCGACCGCAGCGTTGTGGTCCTGGACTGA